The Bacteroidales bacterium genome has a segment encoding these proteins:
- a CDS encoding beta-lactamase family protein, which translates to MTKKTSIRIIRILLLVGTIISLYFVPWPIVTAWLQPLPTTFQEQVDKATDYGFDGIIVYVDETGKAPVLYSAGYKNRENKIPADPNALFKIASVGKLYNALAVTKLVRSGKLSLDKTLSEYLPELKNRIENADQITLKMMVQHRSGIPNFTDSLNYWAHPKENDDEKLALILDQPAKFEPDQDYEYSNTNYLLLGRIMNKELGYDHFEFIQEEILKPLNLNHTFGSIHYVNMDDVMSGYYVGYDKDLKTDDNGSMLATAKDLGKFIRALNDGSAFKDKKEQEIYGSIYEFGHTGLIPGYQTIAKYQADIDAVVIQFTNTVNFDGYNWSLSEIMYSRIIKILRNKN; encoded by the coding sequence ATGACAAAAAAGACATCCATTCGGATAATTAGAATTTTATTGCTTGTTGGAACAATAATCTCTCTATACTTTGTTCCTTGGCCTATTGTAACAGCTTGGTTACAACCATTACCCACAACATTTCAGGAACAAGTTGATAAAGCAACTGATTATGGGTTTGACGGAATTATTGTTTATGTGGATGAAACAGGAAAAGCACCCGTTTTATATTCTGCAGGTTATAAAAATAGAGAAAACAAAATACCTGCCGATCCAAATGCATTGTTCAAAATAGCCAGTGTTGGCAAACTTTACAATGCCTTGGCAGTTACAAAGCTTGTCAGGAGTGGAAAACTCTCTTTGGACAAAACGCTATCAGAATATTTGCCTGAATTGAAAAACAGAATAGAGAATGCAGACCAAATCACCCTGAAAATGATGGTTCAACATAGAAGTGGCATTCCCAATTTTACAGATTCCTTAAATTATTGGGCTCATCCGAAAGAGAATGATGATGAAAAGCTTGCCTTAATATTAGATCAACCTGCCAAATTTGAACCAGACCAGGATTATGAGTATTCCAACACTAATTATTTATTGCTCGGTAGAATTATGAATAAGGAGCTTGGATACGACCATTTTGAGTTTATACAGGAAGAAATTTTAAAACCTCTGAATTTAAACCATACATTTGGTTCTATTCACTATGTAAATATGGACGATGTAATGAGTGGTTACTATGTTGGCTACGATAAGGATTTAAAAACAGACGATAATGGTTCAATGTTAGCAACAGCAAAAGATTTGGGGAAATTCATAAGGGCATTAAATGACGGATCGGCTTTTAAAGATAAAAAGGAACAGGAAATTTATGGTTCGATTTATGAGTTTGGACATACTGGATTGATTCCTGGTTATCAAACAATTGCCAAATATCAGGCAGACATCGATGCTGTGGTCATTCAATTTACAAACACAGTTAATTTTGATGGTTATAACTGGAGTCTGTCGGAGATAATGTACAGCAGAATAATTAAAATACTAAGGAATAAAAACTAA
- a CDS encoding DUF4932 domain-containing protein, translated as MKKCLRIVVILLSTQIIGCDTKQESAETVGQKIEISVNPTIELFSLIHYLAGDKQYNENLIPGYIKRVDNHFKHWKNHPAINFAKECNTLYQINGDAPMALAVYIGQPPQLEPKINLSALPNDFDPRWDSTLISNYLKHAREFAVESEFMKFHMNQNVFHKQSIENLKEMLFKENIIEWFFTFFGYYPDNFKINIALLNGSCNYGYRIELPDGNIESVCLLGARDPKWITGTPTYDKKWFLPVIIHEFCHSYINPLIISKPEEFKAIGESVLKSHDEAMRKKGYDVWNVVLNEYLVRACTIKFLEENEGIEEVGRNIKSDKMNGFAEIEGLVQLLEEYENNRKDYSDIESFLPEIKKYFTSKL; from the coding sequence AATTTCGGTAAATCCTACAATCGAACTATTCAGCCTGATACATTATCTTGCAGGTGACAAGCAGTACAATGAGAATCTGATACCTGGCTATATAAAAAGAGTTGATAATCATTTTAAGCATTGGAAAAATCACCCTGCAATAAATTTTGCAAAAGAATGTAATACTTTATACCAGATTAATGGCGATGCGCCAATGGCTTTGGCAGTCTATATTGGGCAACCGCCTCAATTAGAACCTAAAATAAACTTGTCAGCTTTGCCAAATGACTTTGACCCCCGATGGGATTCAACACTTATCAGCAACTACCTCAAACATGCCAGAGAGTTTGCTGTTGAAAGTGAATTTATGAAATTTCACATGAACCAGAATGTGTTTCATAAACAGTCAATTGAAAACTTAAAAGAGATGTTATTCAAAGAGAATATCATTGAATGGTTTTTCACATTCTTTGGATATTATCCGGACAATTTCAAGATAAATATTGCCCTGCTTAATGGTAGCTGTAACTATGGTTATCGAATTGAATTACCTGATGGAAACATTGAATCGGTTTGTTTACTTGGAGCAAGAGACCCAAAATGGATTACTGGCACACCGACTTATGACAAAAAATGGTTTTTACCTGTAATCATCCATGAGTTTTGTCATTCATACATTAATCCCCTAATTATCAGCAAACCTGAAGAATTTAAAGCCATCGGTGAATCTGTTTTAAAATCACATGATGAAGCAATGAGGAAAAAAGGATATGATGTCTGGAATGTAGTTCTCAATGAATACCTCGTAAGAGCCTGTACCATTAAGTTTCTAGAAGAAAATGAAGGAATTGAAGAAGTGGGAAGAAACATAAAAAGTGATAAAATGAATGGGTTTGCAGAAATTGAAGGTTTGGTTCAATTACTGGAAGAATATGAAAACAACCGAAAAGATTACTCAGACATAGAATCATTTTTGCCGGAGATTAAAAAGTATTTTACATCAAAGTTGTAA